From the Daucus carota subsp. sativus chromosome 8, DH1 v3.0, whole genome shotgun sequence genome, one window contains:
- the LOC108197785 gene encoding small acidic protein 1 has protein sequence MKAMAVDYFQELEEQGSTMAMDVDDEALEMFGEAPITFDHHRLADADFFNSFDDDFDDADIN, from the coding sequence ATGAAAGCCATGGCAGTAGATTACTTTCAAGAGCTCGAGGAGCAAGGCTCCACCATGGCCATGGACGTCGACGACGAAGCTCTCGAGATGTTCGGCGAGGCTCCCATCACTTTCGATCACCACCGGCTCGCCGACGCCGACTTTTTCAATTCGTTCGATGACGACTTTGATGACGCTGACATCAATTGA
- the LOC108198951 gene encoding membrane protein PM19L, with protein sequence MAGRNIAAPLLFLNLVMYFLVLGFASWCLNRFINGTTNHPSFGGNGATNFFLTFSILAAVLGIVSKFAGGNHLRAWRGDSLAAAGSTALVAWAVTVLAFGLACKQIAVGGHRGWRLRILEAFIIILTFTQLLYLLLVHAGIFSRNYGPGYRDTEYGVGGAHHDPALKGSSAVPAARV encoded by the exons ATGGCTGGGAGGAATATAGCAGCTCCATTGCTGTTCTTGAACTTGGTGATGTATTTTCTGGTCTTGGGTTTTGCGAGTTGGTGTCTCAATAGGTTTATCAATGGCACTACTAACCACCCAA GCTTTGGAGGGAACGGAGCAACCAATTTTTTCCTGACGTTCTCCATATTAGCTGCTGTGCTGGGCATAGTCTCTAAGTTTGCAGGTGGAAATCATCTCCGAGCTTGGAGGGGTGATAGTCTAGCAGCTGCAGGGTCAACAGCCCTTGTGGCCTGGGCTGTTACTGTCCTTGCATTTGG GTTGGCATGCAAGCAGATAGCTGTGGGAGGGCACAGGGGATGGAGGCTGAGGATCCTGGAGGCCTTTATTATCATCCTCACTTTTACTCAGTTGTTGTACCTCCTGTTGGTGCATGCGGGTATTTTCAGCAGGAACTATGGGCCGGGCTACAGAGACACGGAGTATGGTGTTGGAGGCGCTCATCATGACCCTGCTCTCAAGGGTTCTTCTGCTGTGCCTGCTGCTAGGGTTTGA